One region of Jatrophihabitans cynanchi genomic DNA includes:
- a CDS encoding DUF7455 domain-containing protein, whose translation MRLQPWHPSPGPRPKRDGSEEFDFPWDDLLIAADEVRAPERADCCPGAAAYRIVLPRADGRAGRRELLLCAHHYRSGRAGLERTAAAVFDVRGRLVASYPVEGPADGHARQS comes from the coding sequence ATGAGATTGCAGCCTTGGCACCCGTCACCGGGGCCGCGCCCCAAGCGTGACGGCAGCGAAGAATTCGATTTCCCATGGGACGACCTGCTGATCGCCGCGGACGAGGTGCGCGCGCCCGAACGGGCCGACTGCTGCCCCGGCGCGGCCGCGTACCGCATCGTCCTGCCGCGCGCTGACGGTCGTGCAGGTCGGCGCGAGCTGCTCCTGTGCGCGCACCACTACCGCAGCGGGCGCGCCGGGTTGGAGCGCACCGCGGCTGCCGTGTTCGACGTGCGGGGCAGGCTCGTGGCCAGCTATCCGGTCGAGGGGCCGGCCGACGGGCACGCGCGACAGAGCTGA
- a CDS encoding glycosyltransferase family 4 protein, which yields MRIGLIAPPWVPVPPPRYGGTEAVVDNLARGLSALGHQVVLFTLGDSACPVHKFSLYERAVEPMGSGAYEAAHVLAAYDALADVDIIHDHTLLGSLIGPANSFGAAPRVVTNHGPFNAEALRIFSATTARGVALVAISQAQAVSAGSVPVTAVIHHGIDLDAYRLGPGGGDYLLFVGRMSPDKGVARAVRIAHRAGYRIVIASKVREADERAYFAEAVRPLLRPSDEVLVEEPLAGRVELLRHAPALIDPIAWPEPFGLVMTEALACGTPVLGCPYGAAPEIVDDGVTGFLARSEDDLVAAAGRLGSIDRLRCRAAAAQRFSMQRMAGDHERLYARLLAARPAADRWRHRPPVGPKSPQLGYVEPTGRPQVRGSSSHEIAALAPVTGAAPQA from the coding sequence ATGCGTATCGGCCTCATCGCGCCGCCCTGGGTACCCGTTCCCCCGCCCCGCTACGGGGGCACCGAAGCGGTGGTCGACAATCTGGCTCGCGGGCTGAGCGCGCTGGGACATCAGGTCGTCCTGTTCACGCTCGGCGATTCGGCGTGCCCGGTGCACAAGTTCTCGCTGTACGAGCGGGCGGTCGAGCCCATGGGAAGCGGAGCGTACGAAGCAGCGCACGTGCTGGCGGCGTACGACGCGCTCGCCGACGTCGACATCATTCACGATCACACCCTGCTCGGTTCGCTGATCGGCCCCGCGAACAGCTTCGGCGCCGCGCCCCGCGTCGTCACCAATCACGGCCCGTTCAACGCCGAGGCGCTGCGTATCTTCTCCGCCACGACCGCGCGGGGCGTCGCCCTCGTCGCGATCTCACAGGCCCAGGCGGTCAGCGCAGGCTCGGTGCCCGTCACCGCGGTCATCCACCACGGGATCGATCTGGACGCGTACCGCTTGGGCCCCGGCGGCGGCGACTACCTGCTGTTCGTCGGGCGGATGTCGCCGGACAAGGGAGTTGCACGCGCCGTGCGGATCGCGCACCGTGCGGGGTACCGCATCGTGATCGCGAGCAAGGTGCGCGAGGCCGACGAGCGCGCCTACTTCGCCGAGGCGGTTCGCCCGCTGCTCCGCCCGTCGGACGAGGTCCTCGTGGAGGAGCCGCTGGCCGGGCGCGTCGAGCTGTTGCGTCACGCGCCCGCACTGATCGACCCGATCGCCTGGCCCGAACCCTTCGGGTTGGTGATGACCGAGGCGCTCGCCTGCGGGACGCCGGTGCTCGGCTGCCCGTACGGCGCGGCACCGGAGATCGTGGATGACGGCGTCACCGGCTTCCTCGCGCGGAGCGAGGACGACCTCGTCGCGGCGGCCGGCCGGCTCGGTTCGATCGACCGGCTGCGCTGCCGCGCAGCCGCGGCGCAACGATTCTCGATGCAGCGGATGGCGGGCGATCACGAGCGGCTCTACGCGCGGCTGCTGGCCGCGCGGCCGGCTGCAGACCGGTGGCGGCACCGTCCGCCGGTGGGTCCAAAGTCCCCGCAACTGGGGTACGTGGAACCTACTGGCCGCCCGCAGGTTCGCGGATCCTCATCACATGAGATTGCAGCCTTGGCACCCGTCACCGGGGCCGCGCCCCAAGCGTGA